A single Panthera uncia isolate 11264 chromosome E2 unlocalized genomic scaffold, Puncia_PCG_1.0 HiC_scaffold_19, whole genome shotgun sequence DNA region contains:
- the LONP2 gene encoding lon protease homolog 2, peroxisomal, with protein MFVEASRMDGEGQLTLTGQLGDVMKESAHLAISWLRSNAKKYHLTNASGSFDLLDNTDIHLHFPAGAVTKDGPSAGVTIVTCLASLFSGRLVRSDVAMTGEITLRGLVLPVGGIKDKVLAAHRTGLKQVIIPQRNEKDLEEIPGNVRQDLSFVTASCLDEVLNAAFDGGFIVKTRPGLLNSKL; from the exons ATGTTTGTGGAGGCAAGCCGAATGGATGGCGAAGGTCAGCTGACTCTGACTGGCCAGCTAGGGGATGTCATGAAGGAGTCTGCCCATCTCGCGATTAGCTGGCTCCGCAGCAATGCGAAGAAATACCATCTGACCAATG cttCTGGAAGTTTTGATCTTCTTGACAACACAGACATCCATCTGCACTTCCCAGCTGGCGCTGTCACAAAAGATGGACCATCTGCTGGAGTTACCATAGTAACTTGTCTCGCCTCACTTTTTAGTGGGCGGCTGGTGCGTTCGGATGTAGCCATGACTGGAGAAATCACATTGCGGGGTCTCGTTCTTCCA GTGGGTGGGATTAAAGACAAAGTGCTGGCGGCACACAGAACAGGATTGAAGCAAGTCATTATTCCTCAGAGGAACGAAAAAGACCTTGAAGAAATCCCGGGCAATGTACGACAGGATTTAAGTTTTGTTACAGCAAGCTGCCTGGATGAAGTTCTTAATGCAGCTTTTGATGGTGGCTTTATTGTCAAGACCAGACCTGGTCTCTTAAATAGCAAACTGTAG
- the SIAH1 gene encoding E3 ubiquitin-protein ligase SIAH1 isoform X2 — MTGKSTSPFLYSWRGILLTCLPAAGTRKRKEMSRQTATALPTGTSKCTPSQRVPALTGTTASNNDLASLFECPVCFDYVLPPILQCQSGHLVCSNCRPKLTCCPTCRGPLGSIRNLAMEKVANSVLFPCKYASSGCEITLPHTEKADHEELCEFRPYSCPCPGASCKWQGSLDAVMPHLMHQHKSITTLQGEDIVFLATDINLPGAVDWVMMQSCFGFHFMLVLEKQEKYDGHQQFFAIVQLIGTRKQAENFAYRLELNGHRRRLTWEATPRSIHEGIATAIMNSDCLVFDTSIAQLFAENGNLGINVTISMC; from the coding sequence AAATGAGCCGCCAGACTGCAACAGCATTACCCACTGGAACCTCAAAGTGTACGCCGTCCCAGAGGGTGCCTGCCCTGACTGGCACAACCGCATCCAATAATGACTTGGCGAGTCTTTTTGAGTGTCCGGTCTGCTTTGACTATGTGTTACCACCCATTCTTCAGTGTCAGAGTGGCCATCTTGTTTGTAGCAACTGTCGCCCAAAGCTCACATGTTGTCCAACCTGCCGGGGCCCGTTGGGATCCATTCGCAACTTGGCTATGGAGAAAGTGGCCAATTCCGTACTTTTCCCTTGTAAATATGCCTCTTCTGGATGTGAAATAACTCTGccacacacagaaaaagcagaCCATGAAGAGCTCTGTGAGTTTAGGCCTTATTCGTGTCCGTGCCCCGGTGCTTCCTGTAAATGGCAAGGCTCTTTGGATGCTGTAATGCCCCATCTGATGCATCAGCATAAGTCCATTACAACCCTACAGGGAGAGGATATAGTTTTCCTTGCTACAGACATTAATCTTCCAGGTGCTGTTGACTGGGTGATGATGCAGTCCTGTTTTGGCTTTCACTTCATGTTAGTcctggagaaacaggaaaagtaCGACGGTCACCAGCAGTTCTTTGCAATTGTACAGCTGATAGGAACACGCAAGCAAGCTGAAAATTTTGCTTATCGACTTGAGCTAAATGGTCATAGGCGGCGATTGACTTGGGAAGCGACTCCGCGATCTATTCATGAGGGAATTGCAACAGCCATTATGAATAGCGACTGCCTAGTCTTTGACACCAGCATTGCACAGCTTTTTGCAGAAAATGGCAATTTAGGCATCAATGTAACTATTTCCATGTGTTGA
- the SIAH1 gene encoding E3 ubiquitin-protein ligase SIAH1 isoform X1 codes for MSRQTATALPTGTSKCTPSQRVPALTGTTASNNDLASLFECPVCFDYVLPPILQCQSGHLVCSNCRPKLTCCPTCRGPLGSIRNLAMEKVANSVLFPCKYASSGCEITLPHTEKADHEELCEFRPYSCPCPGASCKWQGSLDAVMPHLMHQHKSITTLQGEDIVFLATDINLPGAVDWVMMQSCFGFHFMLVLEKQEKYDGHQQFFAIVQLIGTRKQAENFAYRLELNGHRRRLTWEATPRSIHEGIATAIMNSDCLVFDTSIAQLFAENGNLGINVTISMC; via the coding sequence ATGAGCCGCCAGACTGCAACAGCATTACCCACTGGAACCTCAAAGTGTACGCCGTCCCAGAGGGTGCCTGCCCTGACTGGCACAACCGCATCCAATAATGACTTGGCGAGTCTTTTTGAGTGTCCGGTCTGCTTTGACTATGTGTTACCACCCATTCTTCAGTGTCAGAGTGGCCATCTTGTTTGTAGCAACTGTCGCCCAAAGCTCACATGTTGTCCAACCTGCCGGGGCCCGTTGGGATCCATTCGCAACTTGGCTATGGAGAAAGTGGCCAATTCCGTACTTTTCCCTTGTAAATATGCCTCTTCTGGATGTGAAATAACTCTGccacacacagaaaaagcagaCCATGAAGAGCTCTGTGAGTTTAGGCCTTATTCGTGTCCGTGCCCCGGTGCTTCCTGTAAATGGCAAGGCTCTTTGGATGCTGTAATGCCCCATCTGATGCATCAGCATAAGTCCATTACAACCCTACAGGGAGAGGATATAGTTTTCCTTGCTACAGACATTAATCTTCCAGGTGCTGTTGACTGGGTGATGATGCAGTCCTGTTTTGGCTTTCACTTCATGTTAGTcctggagaaacaggaaaagtaCGACGGTCACCAGCAGTTCTTTGCAATTGTACAGCTGATAGGAACACGCAAGCAAGCTGAAAATTTTGCTTATCGACTTGAGCTAAATGGTCATAGGCGGCGATTGACTTGGGAAGCGACTCCGCGATCTATTCATGAGGGAATTGCAACAGCCATTATGAATAGCGACTGCCTAGTCTTTGACACCAGCATTGCACAGCTTTTTGCAGAAAATGGCAATTTAGGCATCAATGTAACTATTTCCATGTGTTGA